One stretch of Nocardia fluminea DNA includes these proteins:
- a CDS encoding lactonase family protein: MFWTKNSRPRRAAAGLTLALALASGGWLDSSVALADPGARFVVISGAASSNISVLGLDRTGKLSKVAGSPFASGTGALSVTITPDGRKVYSANVVSGTVNGFELGANGTLTPIADAHLELGGPGVGILAAPDGKTLFVTTGAVTNEIRAYRITSTGGLTPTGATPVLIPGISGLSMPAISPDGKYLFMVGWLDATVLSYAVGPNGSLTEVDSVPAGLMSTIPGVTPDGRFLYTSNEAEGNVSGYSIGADGKLTPVPGSPFRTGLMPLPHGAMFTSDSKRMYMAEAMAGGIAGFDIAENGALTTLPGAPYKAPTGTLPGRVLVDSVSQQVFLIDTLTIQGTSRVHTYAMAPDGRLALTDAPAVDTGLLFADGPNAWVATQ; the protein is encoded by the coding sequence ATGTTCTGGACCAAAAACTCTCGTCCGCGACGGGCCGCAGCCGGTCTCACCCTCGCGCTCGCTCTCGCATCGGGAGGTTGGCTGGACTCCTCGGTCGCACTGGCGGACCCGGGAGCAAGATTTGTGGTGATCTCCGGCGCAGCCTCGTCGAATATCAGCGTGCTCGGTCTCGACCGCACGGGCAAGCTGTCGAAGGTGGCGGGTTCGCCGTTCGCCTCGGGAACCGGTGCGCTGTCCGTGACGATTACTCCGGATGGCCGGAAAGTCTATTCGGCGAACGTCGTGTCGGGCACGGTGAACGGATTCGAACTCGGCGCAAACGGCACGCTCACCCCCATCGCGGACGCACACCTCGAACTCGGCGGCCCCGGCGTGGGAATACTGGCGGCACCCGATGGCAAGACACTGTTTGTGACCACCGGCGCGGTGACGAACGAAATCCGTGCCTACCGCATCACCAGCACGGGCGGACTCACGCCGACGGGGGCGACTCCGGTGCTGATCCCTGGGATCAGCGGACTGAGCATGCCCGCCATCTCGCCCGACGGGAAGTATCTCTTCATGGTGGGCTGGCTCGACGCCACGGTGCTCAGTTACGCTGTGGGTCCGAACGGCTCGCTGACAGAAGTGGATTCGGTACCCGCAGGATTGATGTCGACCATTCCCGGCGTCACTCCGGACGGACGTTTCCTCTACACCAGTAATGAGGCAGAGGGCAATGTATCGGGCTATTCGATCGGCGCCGACGGGAAGCTGACACCGGTACCCGGATCTCCCTTCCGTACCGGCTTGATGCCGCTGCCGCACGGAGCGATGTTCACCTCCGACAGCAAACGCATGTATATGGCCGAGGCGATGGCGGGCGGCATCGCCGGCTTCGACATCGCCGAGAACGGAGCGCTGACCACGCTGCCCGGTGCGCCTTACAAGGCGCCGACGGGCACGCTCCCGGGCCGTGTCCTGGTCGACTCGGTGTCGCAACAGGTCTTCCTCATCGACACGCTCACCATTCAAGGCACGTCGCGAGTGCATACCT